The sequence ACCCTGCTGACCGGAGCCAACGGGGTGGGCAAGTCGACCCTCTTCAAGGCCCTGACCCGCCTGATCTCTTATCGGGGAAACATTTCCTACCGGGAAACCGATATTGCCAAATTATCACCCGGGAAATATCACCAGCAGGTTGGGATGGTCTTTCAGCAGGCCAACGACCAGTTCCTCAACGTCACGGTGGCTGAAGAACTGGATCTCAGCGCCAAGCACCAGCGGCAGCCGGTCCTAACCAATGACCACCTGCAAGCGATCCTGGAAGATTTTGGCCTGGCGGGAATGGAAAACCGGGTCGTCTACTCCCTCAGCGGGGGCCAGCGCAAAAAGCTTCAGCTCCTGGTAATGCTGATGATCGGCCACCCGGTTCTGCTCCTGGACGAACCCTTCGCCGGGCTTGATCGAAAATCGCTTGCGGTCGTGATTGACCTGATCAAGCGTTGCCAGCGGGCCCTGCCACAAACAATCGTCATCATCAGTCACCAGCTGGCCGGACTCGACCGCCTGGTTGACTACCACCTGCACCTGGCTGACCAGCGCCTGACCTACCTGGGAGGTGAATAACCATGAATCCAAGCTTGAAACTCTTTCTCGCGGTGATCATCGCCCTCGAGGTGACCTTCACCACCCACCTCTACACCAACGTGGTCATCATTGTCCTGGCCCTGATCTACCTGCTCGTCCACCACGTCAATGGCCGCCACCTGGTCATGCTGCTCCTGATCACAGCCATCCCGGCCCTGGCAATTTTCGCAACGATTGCCTTCTTCAGCCCCCAGCGCAATGTTTACTTTGCCTGGGTCCTTGTCACCCGGATCTACGTCTACGTCACGGCCGGGTCGGCAGTCAGCCTGACGACAACGCCCCTCCTGCTCGTCCGGTCGCTGGAACAGGACTGCCACCTGCCGAGCAAATTTGCCTACGGGATCCTGGCCGCCCTTAACCTGCTGCCGAAAATCCGCCAAGAAGTCAAGATCATCCGGATCGCCGGACAGATGCGGGGTGTGACCTTGCACTGGTGGTCACCGACCCTCTACTTCAAGGCAATCCTGGCCGCCAGTCAGTGGGCCGACTCGCTCGCCCAGGCGATGGAGAGCCATGGCTTTCGCGAGGGGGCGCCCCGGACGGCTGCCCAGGCGATCGCCATCACCAGGCGCGACTGGTTGCTCTTCGGCGGTGGTTTGATCTTCCTGCAGGTAATTATCGTTGCCCTCCCTTAGCCGATCGGGCATAATATAGGGAAAAGGGAGGAAATTAGCATGCAAAACAATACCACCAACCGGATCGTGAATGCCCTGTCCTACCTCAGCATTCTCTTCCTGCCGGTCATCTTTCCGCTGATCGTCTGGATCGTGGCCCGGGCCAGCGACGACCCATCCATTGTCAAAAACGCCCGCAAAGCCTTTTGGTCACAGATCTTCCCGCTCTTCTACGTGATCTTCGCGATCCTGGTCCTGAGCATTGCCTCGCTCAGCAGTACCCTCGCCCATTCCGGGGCCGTCTTTGGCATCCTGCTGACCTTTGCCCTCCTGATCGCGCTCCTGCTCTTCATCTACAACATCGCCATGGGGGTCAAGATGCTGCTGGGACGGGAATAATCAATAAGGCTGAGAAAGTGTTTTCTCGGCCTTTTTCTAGTGAGTGAATAAATTTTGGAGGGAGAGAAATTGACATGGAATTAGTACTCGGCACCATCCTACTGCTGGCCGCGGTGATCGCCGCCAACGTTGTCCACCTCATCTATCCGCGCATCCCCTTGGCGATTTACCAAATCGTTGCCGGGATCCTGCTGGCCAGCCTGCCCACGAGCGCGACCAACTTCACCATGCATCCTGAATTGTTCATGATGGTGGTGATTGCGCCATTAATGTTCAACGACGGGCAGAACCAGTCCTTCCGCTACCTCTCGAAGAATACTCGCGCCATCTTTTCAATCGCCATCATGCTCGCCCTGGTCACGGTCATCGTCACCGGCTGCCTTTTGCACCTGGCCATGCCAAAGGTCTTTCCGCTGGCCCTGGCCTTTACCCTGGCGGCCATCATCACCCCGACCGATGCGGTAGCCGTCAAGTCACTGACCACCAACGTGACCATGCCGGAAAACGTCAGTGGCGCCCTCGAATACGAATCACTGTTCAATGATGCCTCCGGGATCGTCCTCCTCGACCTGGCCCTGACCGCCTACCAGTCTGGCCAATTCTCGCTGGGCCACGGCCTGTGGATCTTTGCCTACGTCTTCTTCGGCGGGATCATCTTTGGGGCCGTTCTCGGCACGATCCTGATCAAGTTGCGGACCCGGCTGATGCGCAACCATGTCGACATCGGTTCAATCGTGATTCCGATCAACGTCATGACGCCCCTGGTGGTCTACTGGCTGGCCGAAGAACTGCACTTCTCCGGCATCCTGGCCGTCGTGGCCGCCGGGATCGTCCACAGCATTCTCTACGACCGCCTGCGCCTGACCTCAACCAAGGTCCAGATCGCCACCACAACTATCTGGACGATCATCAGCGACGCTTTAAACGGCCTGGTATTCGTTCTCCTCGGGGTCCTTCTGCCCCAGGTGCTGCGACGGACCAGCCTGCTCAGCCTCACCAAGCTGATCGTCATCGCTCTCCTGCTCTACCTGGTCATGACAGCAATGC comes from Limosilactobacillus sp. and encodes:
- a CDS encoding energy-coupling factor transporter transmembrane component T family protein — encoded protein: MNPSLKLFLAVIIALEVTFTTHLYTNVVIIVLALIYLLVHHVNGRHLVMLLLITAIPALAIFATIAFFSPQRNVYFAWVLVTRIYVYVTAGSAVSLTTTPLLLVRSLEQDCHLPSKFAYGILAALNLLPKIRQEVKIIRIAGQMRGVTLHWWSPTLYFKAILAASQWADSLAQAMESHGFREGAPRTAAQAIAITRRDWLLFGGGLIFLQVIIVALP
- a CDS encoding DUF4870 domain-containing protein, producing the protein MQNNTTNRIVNALSYLSILFLPVIFPLIVWIVARASDDPSIVKNARKAFWSQIFPLFYVIFAILVLSIASLSSTLAHSGAVFGILLTFALLIALLLFIYNIAMGVKMLLGRE